The following nucleotide sequence is from Eschrichtius robustus isolate mEscRob2 chromosome 10, mEscRob2.pri, whole genome shotgun sequence.
CACTAACACTGTGATGACACAGATGCTGGAAttctgacaaggattttaaagcagcatTCATAAAAAGGCTTCAGTGAGCATTTGTGACCGTTCTTGAATCAAGTGAAAAATTAGAAAGCCTcaacaaagaaagagaagatgtgaaaaagaaccaaatagaaattttagaactgaaaactgatacaataattgaaattttaaaactcactgGATGGGTGTAACAGCAGTATAAAtatgacagaggaaagaatcagtgaccttcaagacagaacaatagaaattattcaaTCTGAACAAGCAAGAGAAAgtagactgaaaagaaatgaacagagggacttccctggtggtgcagcggttaagaatccacctgccagtgcaggttccaagggttcaatccctggtccgggaagatcccacatgccatggagcagataagcccgtgcaccacaactactgagcctgctctctagagcctgcgagccacaactgttgagcccacacgtcacaactactgaagcccacatgccctagaACCCTCAcactgcaactgctgagcccatgtgccacaactactgaagcccacatgctctagggcctgcatgccgcaaccactgagcctgcgtgctgcaactactgaagcccatgtgcctagagcctgtgctctgcaacaagagaagctaccacaataaGAATCCTGTGTACCGCAAcgaatagtagcccccgctcgccgcaaccagagaaaacccgcgcgcagcaatgaagacacaaagcagcccaaaaaaaaaaaaatgaacagaaatgtGGGACAATAATGAAAGATCTAACATTTATATCATTGGAAGCTCAGAAGGAGGGGAGGAGTGTGGTGCTGAAAAAGTATTCAAATAAGTAATGATGTAAAACATCTCAAATTTGGCATaagacataaacctacagattgAAGAATCTGAGtgatcctcaaaaaaattaaacaagactgatcaataaaaaaaatagagaaggcaCAAATTACATATATCAAAACCAAAAAGGTTACTATCACTACAAATCCTACAAACATTAAAAAGATgaggataggggcttccctggtggcgcagtggttgagaatctgcctgccaatgcaggggacacgggttcgagccctggtctgggaagatccaacatgccgcggagcaactaggcccgtaagccacaattactgagcctgcgtgtctggagcctgtgctccgcaacaagagaggccgcgacagtgagaggcccgcgcaccgcgatgaagagtggcccccacttgcagcaattagagaaagcccttgcacagaaatgaagacccaacacagccataaataaataaataaataaataaataaataaataaataaataaataaaattaaaatacatgccatctcatgttctttaaaaaaaaaaaaaaagatgaggataTTATGAAGAATtttatgcaaataaatttgaaaacttaaatgAAATTGACAGTCTTACCAAATGCAAATTAACCAAAACAAacaccagaaaaaaagagaaaatcttaatagCTCTAtatcttttaaatgaattaattcataattttaaaaccttCCACTAAAAAACCTTTAAGACCAGATGGCTCAGTTCAGTCATTCTGGAGTGgggctgagaatttgcatttctaataagttctcagatgatgctgatgctgctagcGTAGATAGCatgctttgagaatcactgttatAGGGTACTTTTCTAGCATTAACAACTGTAAACTCTAAAAGTATGCACATTTTAGAATTTGAATGTGACATACTTGTATCCTTTGTAAATTCTTTTAATGATTTTCCTCCTCTTATTTATctgtaagagctctttatatattaaagatATCCATTCTTTGCCAAATACATTGCAGGTATTTTCACCAGTGCGTCATATCTTTCAaactaatttataaatattttggcaTCCAAAAATGTTAAACTTCTATATAGTCAAGGGGGAATAGAAGTTATAAATAAAGCAATGAGTTTATAATTGTCAAAGCTGGTATTGGGGACATGGGAGTTCATTGTACTCTgctctacttttgtatatgtttaaaattttccaggagtttcctggtggcgcagtggttaagaatccgcctgccaatgcaggggacacaggtttgagccctggtccgggaagatcccacatgccgcggagcaactaagcctgtgcgccacaactactgagcctgtgctctagagcccaagagccacaactactgaagcccacacacctagagcccatgttccgcaacaacagaagccactgcgatgagatgcccacgcaccgcaacagagtagtccccgctcgctgcaactagagaaagcccacgtgcagcaacaaagacccaatgcagccaaaaataaataaatagataaataaaattttccagaatGAAAATATATCAAGCATACCACTTTATCAATATTGGAGTTTATATTTTTTgtctaaatatttgttaattaggGTTTTTTtagtcttagctgcggcacacaggctcttagttgcgacaCACAGGCTCtgcattgtggtgcgtgggcttctctctagttgtggcatgcgggctcctctctagttagagcatgtgggctcagtagttgcagcacgtgagctctctggttgtggcacgcaggctctagagcgctcAGActcagttgccctgcagcatgtgggatcttagttcccagaccagggatcgaacctgtgtcccctgcattggaaggcagattcttaaccactggaccaccagggaagtccctaattaggTGTTTTGAAGggtaaataaaatagtgttattttatatatttatagaccATTGGCTATACTCATCATAAAAAGCCACAGCGTAAAACTTTTGTTgtattgatttcatttttttgtgtgcttGTTTGAAGTGCTTGAAGCACTTAACATGGAGGAAATGATGTCCGCCATTTCCTGCTGGATGGAAAGCGCAGCACACCCTCTGGCATCAACAGACAGGGGAAACACTGAGGAAATTCCCATCTTAATTATCGAAGGTTTCCTTCTCTATAATTATAAGTAAGCATTCCCCACTCTAATATGGACTCTgaatgaatggggaaaaaaactttGTGCACTAAATATGCTGTTAATTTAGGCCCCTTGACACTATATGGAATAGAAGCTATTTTCTGACCATTCCGTATGAAGAATgtaagaggaggaggaggtaagttttgaaattgccTTTGTGGATTGTAATTCAAAAGAGAAACTTTAGGAAAAACAAGGAAACAGCATTATTGAGCAATGTGTATATGTCATTTTTCAAGCAAGGGAAGCCTCAATTCTTCATACAAAGAGCAAGACCTTTTTCCATAAATGGTCACCCACATGGAGTAATGCAAATTACTTTTCTAAGAAAAGGCTCTTGTACAAGCTATTTGGCTCATCCTTCCTGAATCTTCATATGAAGCAATCCCATGttgattatggttttaatttaggGGACCTGTATGCTGCTACAGCCACAGAGAACACCGATTAAAGCTTACTACAACATATCAGTGTCTCTATCATTATTTACATTAATATTTGTCTCTCACTTCTTTTATAAATCACTAGAGGGGGGAAAAATAATTATGAATGGTAGTCAGTGAATTACAGAGTTCATTTTTTAGATCAGGGGACTAAATCCATTGGGTGTTGTCTTTGTAACTGGCATTGAGTCTAAAAAGTGTAGTCTTAATCCTGTTTAGACTCAGTCTCTGGGTGATTTCCCCGTTGTCCTGaccattattttactttatcaattgtgtttatgTCAACATAAAGTTTCCTACGTATTTTGATAGTACAAGGATCTACGAGCCTCCAGACACCCCAGGGTACTTTGAGGGCCACGTGTGGCCCATGTATCTAAAgcacagaaaagaaatggagaacatCTCATGGGAAATCGGTAagtgccttttttttccctccacggAAGGCTTTTTACTTGTCATTGCCTCAAAGTACACAAAAGAAAGGACTTTAGAAGGCATTTTTCTCATGTATTAGATTATAAGAGGACACTTTAAGCTAGAACACTCTGGGCTCCCCCTTTTCCACACTGGCTCTCCTgccttctgtttctctctctatggCTCTTGTCAAAGTTTGTCAACTTCTAGatggtcattcattcaacaaatattgattgaatgCCTTCCGTGTACAAGGCACTGCCCTGGTGATATCAAGGGAAATAAGGCAGACTCAGTCTCTACTCTTATGAACCAGCATTCTATCAGGAAAATGGATGTTAAATGGATGATGCACAAGATTATCCTTTTTAGCTGTGCTGAATACTGTGACACTGAGCTTCAGGGGGACTGCCCAAGTCTCAGcaatccaggaaggcttccttgaGGAAGCCATATTTAAACCACATGATAGATTTAACTGGACAAAGGGAGGTAACTTGGGGAGATAGACGGTTACCCCAGATGGTGGGTATGGTGCATGAAAAGACCAGGGGGCACCAGAAGGAAGGTTGTGGTAGAGAAAGCCAAGGCAAGAGGTGATGTTGCTGATACAGGAAGGGTCCAAACCCTGCAAGGCCATAGACCAGTTAAGGACTTAGTTCATTATCCTAAGGAAAGTGGGAAGCCCTCTACAGAGAGGCTTTATACAAGGATGTGGTAGatatacaatttttgttttaGTAAGATCCCTCTGGCTATGTGAAGGGTAGATGTAGAGGGTGCAATATTGGACATATGTACTCAGAAGAACTGCATGATAGGATAGACATGGATGGTGCAGGCAACTGAGGTGGCAAGGACAACAGCTTAGGAATTGGCAGGCATTATTtcagaaaataggaaaaagtgAAGGAGTCGCAGATTTGCAAGGAGGAATGCGAGTCTGTTTTGCACGTAATGAAGTTGAGATGCCTGAGGGACTTAAAGCAgtgatttagaaataaatatctggATCTATGGGCCTGGGCCAAGAACGGATCCTTGGGATATAGAGTACCACATGGAGAAGATGTAGGATGCTGGAGAGAGAAGGGTTTTGGATGGGGTAGAGCAATCAAAACTGACGTATCTTTTCAGAATAAAGGGAGTTGCGTATGTTGTGAGAAGCCTCGTGACCTCTTTGGTAGCTACAGAAAGCACACAGGGCCTCTCCATGATCTGGCGGCTATTATGATCCTGTCTTCAGTCCAGTTCAACCCCTCTTCCCCATCCACAGAGCCTCTCGTGACATTCTGACCACACCACTTCCAACATGGACC
It contains:
- the NMRK1 gene encoding nicotinamide riboside kinase 1 isoform X1, which encodes MKTFVIGISGVTNGGKTTLAKNLQKRLPNCSIISQDNFFKPESEIETDENGFLQYDVLEALNMEEMMSAISCWMESAAHPLASTDRGNTEEIPILIIEGFLLYNYKPLDTIWNRSYFLTIPYEECKRRRSTRIYEPPDTPGYFEGHVWPMYLKHRKEMENISWEIVYLDGTKSEEDLFSQVYEDLIQELAKQKCLQVTA